The sequence AGTTTCGCCCGCCGACCCCTAAAAGGTCTAGTCCACTAGCGTGGTTTGTTGCGCACGCATACAAAACGATGAACGAGTGCAGGGTGACGGTTTCCTGCCGGAAAGCCACGAAATGGGCACCCGGATCAGAGGCCTGCCCGATCAATGGTCTGGACCAAGATACGTGTTCGGGGCCCCGACTGCCAGACCACGTAAGCCAGTTGTGGCCCCCGAGGTCCGTATACGTTGCCGAAGCGATACGCCTGTGGTGTAGACCTCCCCCTCCGCGATGGGGGAAAATCGCAGTTCATCCGGACGGTGGCAGGACGGGTGGCGGCACCGCGGCCGACCGATGGCGAGGTCCGCGCGGTGACGTCGCGCCACCGCCCGCGACCAGATGGATCAACGAGGATGGGCGAGGCTGTGCAGCGGCGCTTTACGGTTCTGACCGCGGTGGTGGCCGCGCTGGGTATGACGGCAACGTTGTCGGGTTGCGGCGGTGACAGCGGCACGGGCGACGTCACCCTCAAGCTGGTCGCCGCCGACTACGGCACCAGTTCGGCCAACAGCTCCGAGAAATACTGGAGCGGTGTCGCGGCGGGCTTCGAGAAGGAGAACCCCGGCATCAAGGTCGATGTCACCGTCCTCTCCTGGAAGGACGTCGACCGCAAGGTCGCGGAGATGGTGAAGGCGGGCAAGGCCCCCGACATCGCGCAGATCGGTGCGTACGCCGACTTCGCCAAGGCCGACAAGCTCTACAGCGTCGACCAGATGGTCTCCATCCGCACCCAGGCCAACTTCCTGCCCTCCCTCACGGACGCGGGCAAGGTCGACGGCACGCTGTACGGGCTCCCGTTCGTCGCCAGCACCCGGCTGCTCTTCTACAACGAGAAGCTCTTCGACCAGGCGGGCCTGGACGCCCCCGAGACCTGGGCCGACATCCAGAGCGGCGCCGCCGCGCTCAAGGCCAAGGGCGTCAAGTACCCCTTCGCCCTGCCGCTCGGCCAGGAGGAGGCCCAGGCCGAGACCATGATGTGGCTGCTGAGCAACAGCGGCGGTTACGTCGACGACGTCGGCCTGTACGACATCGACTCGGCCCAGAACATCGCCACGTTCACCTGGCTGCGGGACAACCTCGTCGGCAAGGGCCTCACCGGCCCCGTCGCCCCGGGCAAGCTGGACCGGGCCAAGGCCTTCGAGGCGTTCACCAAGGGCGAGGTCGGCATGCTCAACGGCCACCCCACGCTGATGGAGGAGGCCGAGGCCAAGGGCGTCAAGGTCGGCATGGTGCCGCTGCCCGGCGCCGAGGGCCCGACCAAGGGGTCGATGGGTGTCGCCGACTGGATGATGGGCTTCAAGCAGAACGGCAACCGCCAGGCGATCGGCAAGTTCTTCGACTACGCCTACTCCGACGAGAACGTGCTCGCCTTCGCCGACGAGTACGACCTGCTCCCGGTGACCGGCAGCGCCTCCGCCGAGATGGAGACCGACGCCAAGCACGCGAAGCTGCGCGAGTTCCTGGCGGCGCTGCCCAACTCCCAGCTACCTCCCTTCGGCAAGACGTCCTGGGCGACGGTGAGCGAGGCGATCAAGACGAACGTCGGCGAGGCGGTGGCCCCCGGCGGGAGCCCGGAGCGGGTGCTCGGGGCGATAGCGGCCGAGGCGACGAAGGCGGAGAGCGCGGAGTAGGCAGGTGGGCGCGGTGGGGTCGGGCGCGGTTAGGTTGGTTGTATGACCGCTTCCGACGCCGATCCCGCGCCTTCCCCTGCCGGGCTGTCCGACCGTGACCGTGCTCTGCTCGCGCTGGAGCGGAGGTCGTGGGCGGGGCCGGGGGCGAAGGAGCGGGCGATCCGGGAGGAGCTCGGGATCTCGCCGGTCCGCTACTTCCAGCTCCTCAACGCGCTGATCGAGGACGAGCGGGCGCTGCGGGAGGATCCGGTGACGGTGAACCGCCTGCGGCGGCTGCGGGCGGAGAGGCGCGAGCGGCGCTGAGCCTTTCGGGGGGCGCTGCCCCGGCCCCCCGCTCCTCAATCGCCGGAGGGGCTTGATTTTGCCGCCCCCGGCTTTCCCCTGCGGGGGGTGCGGGGCGGAGCCCCGGCCGGGCCCGGGCCCCGTAGCCCGCCGCACCCCGCTACGCTCACCCCATGGGCAGCCACTCCGTACAGCCGCCGATTCCGACCCCGACCACCCCGGCCGGCCGCGAGGGCCTGGACGCCATCCTCGCCCGCCCCGACCGCGCGGTCATCGCCCTCGACTTCGACGGCACCCTCGCCGACATCGTCCCCGACCCCGAACGCGCCCGCGCCCACCCCGGCGCCGTGGAGGCGCTCGCCGCACTCGCCCCCAAGGTCGCCTCGGTCGCCGTGATCACCGGCCGCCCCGCAGGCGTCGCCGTGCGCTACGGCGGCTTCGCGGGCGTCCCCGGCCTCGACCACCTCGTGGTCCTCGGCCACTACGGCGCCGAGCGCTGGGACGCCGCCACCGGCACCGTGAACGCCCCCGCCCCGCACCCCGGCGTCGCCGCCGCGCGGGCCGAACTCCCCGGCGTACTGCACAAGTTCGGCTCCTGGCACGGCACCTGGATCGAGGAGAAGGGGCAGGCCGTCGCCGTCCACACCCGCCGCGCCGCAGACCCGCAGGCGGCCTTCGAAACCCTGCGCGGCCCCCTCGGCGAGCTGGCCGCG is a genomic window of Streptomyces sp. SID8374 containing:
- a CDS encoding extracellular solute-binding protein encodes the protein MGEAVQRRFTVLTAVVAALGMTATLSGCGGDSGTGDVTLKLVAADYGTSSANSSEKYWSGVAAGFEKENPGIKVDVTVLSWKDVDRKVAEMVKAGKAPDIAQIGAYADFAKADKLYSVDQMVSIRTQANFLPSLTDAGKVDGTLYGLPFVASTRLLFYNEKLFDQAGLDAPETWADIQSGAAALKAKGVKYPFALPLGQEEAQAETMMWLLSNSGGYVDDVGLYDIDSAQNIATFTWLRDNLVGKGLTGPVAPGKLDRAKAFEAFTKGEVGMLNGHPTLMEEAEAKGVKVGMVPLPGAEGPTKGSMGVADWMMGFKQNGNRQAIGKFFDYAYSDENVLAFADEYDLLPVTGSASAEMETDAKHAKLREFLAALPNSQLPPFGKTSWATVSEAIKTNVGEAVAPGGSPERVLGAIAAEATKAESAE
- a CDS encoding DUF3263 domain-containing protein, encoding MTASDADPAPSPAGLSDRDRALLALERRSWAGPGAKERAIREELGISPVRYFQLLNALIEDERALREDPVTVNRLRRLRAERRERR
- the otsB gene encoding trehalose-phosphatase, which codes for MGSHSVQPPIPTPTTPAGREGLDAILARPDRAVIALDFDGTLADIVPDPERARAHPGAVEALAALAPKVASVAVITGRPAGVAVRYGGFAGVPGLDHLVVLGHYGAERWDAATGTVNAPAPHPGVAAARAELPGVLHKFGSWHGTWIEEKGQAVAVHTRRAADPQAAFETLRGPLGELAAHHGLILEPGRQVLELRPPGMDKGVALATYIDEVDAESVLYAGDDLGDLAAFAAVEKLRGDGPDGIPGLLVCSGSAEVPELAERADLLVPGPAAVVDFLAALADRL